A segment of the Corylus avellana chromosome ca2, CavTom2PMs-1.0 genome:
TGCTAATGGTTCCCATCTTGTTGTCAGTCACATCGGGTCTGTTTCAACTCATCAACTATCTATGTCTGATACATACTTAGTGCCTAATCTCTCGTTAAATCTTTTATCCGTTggccaactttgtgaacttAGCTTAGAACTACATTTTTCTAACCGAGGTtgtgatgtgcaggatccacagacgggacagctaattgggaccgcccgtaagattggacgtctgTTTGAGCTTTCATCACTCCATCTTCCTCCTGCTGTATCAGCTGCCACTCCATCTCGGTCTCCCTCTACCACCCTCAGTTTATGGCACTCTCGTTTAGGGCATGCATCTATTTCTCGTATTCGTTCTTTAGCTACAAGTGGTCAATTAGGGTCTGTtgagtctgagtcatttgattgtgttgcatgtcaacttggaaaacaaagtgctttaccttttaataatagtgcatctgtttcttctgctccttttgacttggtgcattctgatgtatggggccctGCGCCTATTCCCACCATGGGTGGATCcgctattttgtcatttttgtggatgatttttctcgatacacatggctttatcttttacaaaatcgaTCTGAACTTCCGAAAATTTACTCTGAATTTCAACGGAtgattcaaacccaattttctcgcaacataaaaatttttcgttctgataatgctatggaatatcgtgaatctaccttccttactaccctcaaacaaaatggcactcttccccatcgctcatgcccaaatacttctcaacaaaatggtcgtgctgaacgtaaacacaggcacatcttagacactgttagggctttgctcctatctgcttctatccctgaacacttttggggagaagccgCTCTTACCGCTGTTTATACCATTAATAGGGTCCCGTCTCCCACTACCTTAAATAGGTCCCCCTATGAACTTTTGTATGGATCTCCTCCTAATTACCAATCTCTCCGCCTCTTTGGTTGTGTCTGTTTCGTGCTACTTCCATCCCATGAACgaacaaaattagaacctcgttctcgtctatgttgttttcttgggtatggcattgaacacaaaggctatcgttgttatgatcctatttccaaacGGCTCCGCATCTCGCGGCACgtcactttttgggaacataggCTATTTAGTGATATGGAGTCTTTTCCTACTCGTCCCTCTAGTTCCTCTCCTATCTTCACTAATGTCTCACTTGATTTGCTCCCCGACATTactgatcttgatgcagggatgacAAGCTCTTCAGACGACATTCCGACGGTCGACCCCAATGACACTGCCCTGCCTGTTGATCCATCTACTCTTGAGCCCGCTCCCTCTATCCCTCGTCGTTCTACTCGGGTaacatctcttccttcccatcttcatgattatcactgttatTCTGCTCTTGCTACTCTCCATGAACCTCACTCCTTCCGTGAGGCTCatgctaaccctctttggcagaatgCTATGTCTGAAGAACTTAATGCCCTTTCCAAAACCCATACTTGGGACTTAGTTGATTTACCTTTAGGCAAAACTGCGGTAGGGTGCAAGTGGGTttacaagattaagacaaaattTGATGGGTCTATTGAGCGATACAAGGCACGTCTTGTGGCAAAGGGGTTCaatcaggagtatggtattgattatgaggagactttcgCACCAGTGGCTCGCCTTACTTCTGTTCGATCACTCCTTGCTGTGGCTTCTGTGCGTCAttgggatctttttcaaatggatgtgaaaaacgcatttctcaatggtgatcttagtgaagaagtttatatgcagcctCCTCCCGGGTACGATCATCCGCCACACAAGGTTTGCAGACTTGGCCGGGCGTTGTACGGTTTGAAACAGGCTCCAcgggcttggtttgccaaattcagcTCCACTATTGCGcagattgggtttgtttctagcccctatgactctgctctttttatccggcgatctgatgctggtctcattcttctcttactatatgttgatgatatgattattactggagatgataCTGTTGGTATTCGTAATCTTCAACAGTTTTTGAgtcaacaatttgagatgaaggatttgggttttctcaactactttcttggattggaagtgtcttctgatccaaaaggttactatctctctcaagccaagtATGCTTCAGATCTCCTCTCACGAGCTGGCCTTActgattgcaaaattgttgatagtcctctagagacaaatgtcaaactCCGTGCCACTGATGGTGAGCTACTTTCTGATGCCACTCTCTATCGACAGNNNNNNNNNNNNNNNNNNNNNNNNNNNNNNNNNNNNNNNNNNNNNNNNNNNNNNNNNNNNNNNNNNNNNNNNNNNNNNNNNNNNNNNNNNNNNNNNNNNNGATTTTTCTCGATACACATGGCTCtatcttttacaaaatcgaTCTGAACTTCCGAAAATTTACTCTGAATTTCAACGGAtgattcaaacccaattttctcgcaacataaaaatttttcgttctgataatgctatggaatatcgtgaatctaccttccttactaccctcaaacaaaatggcactcttccccatcgctcatgcccaaatacttctcaacaaaatggtcgtgctgaacgtaaacacaggcacatcttagacactgttagggctttgctcctatctgcttctatccctgaacacttttggggagaagccgCTCTTACCGCTGTTTATACCATTAATAGGGTCCCGTCTCCCACTACCTTAAATAGGTCCCCTTATGAACTTTTGTATGGATCTCCTCCTAATTACCAATCTCTCCGCCTCTTTGGTTGTGTCTGTTTCGTGCTACTTCCATCCCATGAACgaacaaaattagaacctcgttctcgtctatgttgttttcttgggtatggcattgaacacaaaggatatcgttgttatgatcctatttccaaacGGCTCCGCATCTCGCGGCACGTCACTGTTTGGGAACATAGGCTATTTAGTGATATGGAGTCTTTTCCTACTCGTCCCTCTAGTTCTTCTCCTATCTTCACTAATGTCTCGCTTGATTTGCTCCCCGACACTACTGATCTTAATGCAAGGATGACAAGCTCTCCAGACGACATTCTGACAGTCGACCCCAATGACTCTGCCCTGCCTATTGATCCATCTACTCTTGAGCCCGCTCCCTCTATCCCTCGTCGTTCTACTCGGGTaacatctcttccttcccatcttcatgattatcactgttatTCTGCTCTTGCTACTCTCCATGAACCTCACTCCTTCCGTGAGGCTCATGCTAACCCTCTTTGGTAGAATGCTATGTCTGAAGAACTTAATGCCCTTTCCAAAACCCATACTTGGGACTTAGTTGATTTACCTTTAGGCAAAACTGCGGTAGGGTGCAAGTGGGTttacaagattaagacaaaatctgatgggtctattgagcgatacaaggcacgtcttgtggcaaaggggttcaatcaggagtatggtattgattatgaggagacttttgcacCAGTGGCTCGCCTTACTTCTATTCGATCACTCCTTGCTGTGGCTTCTGTGCGTCAttgggatctttttcaaatggatgtgaaaaacgcatttctcaatggtgatcttagtgaagaagtttatatgcagcctCCTCCTGGGTACGATCATCCGCCACACAAGGTTTGCAGACTTCGCCGGGCGTTGTACGGTTTGAAACAGGCTCCAcgggcttggtttgccaaattcagcTCCACTATTGCGcagattgggtttgtttctagcccctatgactctgctctttttatccggcgatctgatgctggtctcattcttctcttactatatgttgatgatatgattattactggagatgataCTGTTGGTATTCGTAATCTTCAACAGTTTTTGAgtcaacaatttgagatgaaggatttgggttttctcaactactttcttggattggaagtgtcttctgatccaaaaggttactatctctctcaagccaagtATGCTTCAGATCTCCTCTCACGAGCTGGCCTTActgattgcaaaattgttgatagtcctctagagacaaatgtcaaactccgtgccactgatggtgagctactttctgatgccactctctatcgacagttagttggcagtctcatctatcttactGTGACACGACCAGATCTTGCCTATGCAGTCCACCTTGTTAGTCAGTTTATGACAGCACCACGCTCGGTTCATTATGCGGCTGTTCTTCGCATCCTTCGCTATGTGAAGGGCACCttgtttcatggtttgcatttctcttctcactcatcattagacttacatgtatattcagatgctgattgggcaggtgatcccactgatcgtcattccaccacgggttattgtttcttacttggtgattctctcatctcttggcgtAGTAAGAAACAATCAGTTGTTGCACGCTCTAGCACcgaagctgagtatcgtgctcttgccGACACCACTTCCGAGCTTCTCTGGCTTCGTTGGCTTTTACATGACATGGGTGCTTCTCAGACCTCTAgttctcctatcttttgtgacaatcgaAGTGCGATTCAAATTgcgcataatgatgtatttcatgaacgtactaaacacattgagatcgactgtcattttgtgcgccatcatcttttgcagggGACCCTCCGTCTCTGTCCCATTGCTTCCGCTGATCAGTTGGCcgatgtgttcaccaaagcacatccacctggacggttccgtgatcttgtttccaaactcaagttggcatctacattaccaccttgagtttgaggggggatgttagaatataatcagaatatattctgattatattctgataatcaccataattggtgacaatcaccataattgctgatttgatatattttccctgtatatacattgatattattctgtaatattgtacattaattccttgattgtaattcctattttatctggccttattcaactataaataggcctcattgtatacagttcaaaacacacagaaatacaatattcagtttatccctatattctctagtcttctttagttattttaacagAGACTTTTGTTTTGCCTTTGTTAGCGACCATGTGTGGTTCCTCTTATTCTTTTGATTGGTCGgatcatttatttaatatatttttaacgATTTGTTGTGGCGTCATCTTTTGGTTGGTTCGAGGCTGTGTTATTTGGGTTTCCCATccattttgtatttaattctgATGTAACCCATTTTctccatttgattaaaaaataaaataaaaaagagaaaaaaaattgttcggACTTGTTTGATacgaacaaaaaattaaaattaagtatTAACATGCAAATTAACAAATCATCACACATATATACCTATGATCACTTCATTACATTGacttttgaaacttttttaCATCCTATAAACTGTAACTAATAAGTActtacccaaagaaaaaaattgcaagtgCTGAAATGGCTGGAATTTTAAACTTCCAGTCCCATGCCATGACACGGCTAAACATTGATTGGCAGTACTTTTCCTTGTCTAAAAatataccaagaaaaaaaaaagtaaacacaCTAGAAAATTTAATACGCCATCACATTATAGAACAAGCATGAGGATTTTCCTCGCTGAAAATGGCGGTGGCCTGCGAATCATAGACGTTGGGGTAA
Coding sequences within it:
- the LOC132169744 gene encoding uncharacterized mitochondrial protein AtMg00810-like; the protein is MDVKNAFLNGDLSEEVYMQPPPGYDHPPHKVCRLRRALYGLKQAPRAWFAKFSSTIAQIGFVSSPYDSALFIRRSDAGLILLLLYVDDMIITGDDTVGIRNLQQFLSQQFEMKDLGFLNYFLGLEVSSDPKGYYLSQAKYASDLLSRAGLTDCKIVDSPLETNVKLRATDGELLSDATLYRQLVGSLIYLTVTRPDLAYAVHLVSQFMTAPRSVHYAAVLRILRYVKGTLFHGLHFSSHSSLDLHVYSDADWAGDPTDRHSTTGYCFLLGDSLISWRSKKQSVVARSSTEAEYRALADTTSELLWLRWLLHDMGASQTSSSPIFCDNRSAIQIAHNDVFHERTKHIEIDCHFVRHHLLQGTLRLCPIASADQLADVFTKAHPPGRFRDLVSKLKLASTLPP